The Apium graveolens cultivar Ventura chromosome 11, ASM990537v1, whole genome shotgun sequence genome has a window encoding:
- the LOC141698650 gene encoding universal stress protein PHOS32-like, which translates to MEVENTKNEKRILVAVDESEQSIHALSWCLVNLFPQRDNVILFLLYVKPQPVYSSIGATGFPFSANVEATEKYGNYMATSVMSRAQAVCNQINTNIKVEKKVGTGDAKEVICAAVKTLEADILVIGCHNYGFLKRTLLGSVSDYCSKHVKCPTVVVKQPKNE; encoded by the exons ATGGAAGTAGAAAACACCAAGAACGAGAAGAGGATACTAGTAGCTGTAGATGAAAGTGAACAGAGCATACATGCTCTCTCGTGGTGCCTCGTCAACCTTTTTCCTCAGAGGGACAATGTGATCCTCTTTCTGCTATATGTCAAGCCTCAACCTGTTTACTCTTCAATAGGCGCCACAG GGTTCCCTTTTTCTGCAAATGTTGAAGCCACGGAAAAGTATGGCAATTATATGGCTACTTCAGTCATGAGCAGAGCTCAAGCTGTTTGCAACCAAATTAACACCAAT ATCAAAGTGGAGAAAAAAGTTGGTACGGGAGATGCCAAGGAAGTGATATGTGCAGCTGTCAAAACACTTGAAGCAGATATCTTGGTCATTGGATGTCATAACTATGGGTTCCTCAAGAG GACTCTTCTTGGAAGTGTGAGCGATTATTGCTCTAAGCATGTGAAGTGCCCGACTGTTGTTGTGAAGCAGCCAAAGAATGAATGA